ATGTTAAAACATACTAATGTTAAATTAGAACGGCTTAAACAGtatgatattcaaatttttctgGAGAACGGATTACGTGGTGGAATTTGTCATTCAGTTAAAAGACATGTAAAAGCTAACATtcctaatattcaaaatattaattatgattcaaACAAACCTGTAACGTGGTTAGCTTACTTGGACTGTGTAAATCTATATGGAAAATCAATGCTATCTGCTTtacctcataaaaattttgaatggtTTAACGATTTGACAATAGATATAACACAAATTGAAGATGATGCTGaatatggttatattttagaagtagATGTTATTTATCCAAAACAATTACATGACAATCATAATGATTTCCCATTTTTACCTGAGAATAAATGTCCTCCcaattcaaaagtaaaaaaactattaacaacattagaatcgaaatttaattatgtagttcactatagaaatttgaaacaGGCCATCGTTAATGgattaaaagtgaaaaaagttCATAGGATTCTGCGTTTTTCACAATCTCGTTGGATGGCACTGTAGTGATCCGTCGGCTTACTACAGCaccatatataaatgtatgtacaaaTATGAGGGTTAAGTCAAGGAATGAGTTTGAACGACAATTCTGGAAACTGTTAGTGAATAGTGTCTATGGAAAATGTATGGAAAATGTAAGAAAACGTATGTCAATGTTTCTAGTATCTAACGAAAAAAAAGCACATCGATTAATGtcgaaaaaaacatttaaagatcgaactatatacacaaaaaattaatggCTATTCATATgaataaggaaaaaattaaattgataagcCTATTTATGTAGGATTTGCAATATTGGATATTTCAAAGTCgataatgtatgattttcattataatgtaatgaaaaatatgtatagaaataaaattaacattgtgtATTCAGATACTGATTCGTTAGTTTACGAAATAAGAACTTCTAACTTTTTCGATGacataaaacgaaaattattttcttactttGATACTTCAAATTATCCGAAAAATCACTATTGTTCTAGTGATCGTAGAAAAAATCAAccagattattttaaagacgaattaaaatctgaaatcttattagaatttattacttacGTACTAAACTCTAtgcatataaaacaaataaagatgAAGTAAAAAGAGCTAagggtgttaaaaaatatgttattaataatcacaTGAAGTTtgacgaatatttaaatatattaaatgcatatatcaataattcagCTAGTCAACAATTATGTAAATctatgaattttatacaatcaaaacaccattttgtttattctaaCTCTATAGATAAAATTGCTCTTAGTGCGAATGACGATAAAAGGATTATTATGCGTGATGGTATTAATACTATTGCATATCAGTGTGTCactatcgtttaaaaaaatagtttattttattttttttaattatgtaaaattgatatagtattcaataaaaataataatattaataaaataaaatataggataaatacaatttaaaaaaaaacaaaaaacgttatttattcattatttttatttttattactaaaatgcatgtttaaacaattagctaaacagtataacatttaatttttcagaatgAACAAACCTATAATTCCAATTAGAAATCGATATTGAAAATCTGAGTCaactctattttattttagacaaaGTTTTACATCGATTGCCAGATTAGTAGGGATatggtagtaaaaaaattaacggatttaaaaattttaacattcggtaatcaattaaaaaataaattaacataaaaatgaaatagatccaaacattgtaataataaaatggtttatacaattaaaataataatattgattgatacatttcgtttatttactattttaaagtatcgTTTACATCATCATCCACGAATTATGACTGTTGTTAACCTAaccatttaacatataatttgtttttatttttttttataatacgttcaaTGAGAAAGGTGTcgggaaaaaatgttttttttaattcttgtgtataaaaacagcctaatattatattatttgaactatCTTTTAGTTGATAAGTTAATGgatctgtatttaaaattttagaaatagtgAACACTTCTGTTGACCAATTTGGTGTATAACCTTTActgaaattatgtttatacttagatattcttactttgtcattaattttaaatttaagtttatttgatgtattaatttgtaatgtttttcttttaattgtaACCGGGTTGATCCGAGCTTCGTGTggtgaacattttattgtcgaatgttttgtattattataattatatactaatttaaaaattgaatttatccaATTCCATGAACCTgttgatgtaaaatatttgtaaattttattttttattgttcttataaCGCGTTCAACCATACCAGCCTTTATACTGCTGTATGTTGAATAATGTCTCATATGATACTTATTCATTATACTTTGAaattcattattgtaaaattctgTTCCGTtatctgtttgtaataattttggttgatttttttttaatatttttattataccttttgTACACTCCTttgctgttttattttttagtgcttCTACCCACACATACTTGgtaaatgtatctataatatttaaaatgaatttaaaaccattattttgtcTAGAATGTGGTTGCATGTCTATTAAATCAGCTTGCCAGAGATCATCTTTAAACCGTGTTACTACGCTTCGTctaggaaatatttttctcgcTGGTCCATGTAACTCCTCAGCTAAACTGGTTAAGATtgtcattatactataatatttctctCGCGTAATTCttctaaaattgatataatttcattattgacACCAGTATTACCAACATTTTGTGATGATGTTAGAAGATTTAATCTAGTTACTAGTTCATTCGGATCgtcataataaactaattgtgTTGAGGTATTACATCTTTATATAACCAGAACCTCTCTTAACCTTTGGGGTTgcagtaaaattaaacattttttcattctttGGATCTGTAGTCATAGAACTGTTTGCTGTTGGACGAAATTCAAATGGATCATTTggtatagttgtattattatgaatattactaCGTTTAGTGTTAGATCTAGATAAATGATCGGTAATTTGTGCTAAACTTAATCGAGGATTTcttgagttattaattttatctatttcttCGTTTAATTGCTTTTCCTCATTTTTCATTCTATCGTATAGAGGTTTTACAACATTCGTCCATTTATGAAACTTTGAGGTTTTAGGTTTCCCATCTGCTTCAAATGAGCTcgtgaagtttttaaaatgtcgtaATAAGATTCCATATCTTGTAGAGTTGTATTTTTTGGTTCTTTCTCACATAGTAAAGACCATAGTCCTTCAGTCCAtggatagtatttattaaataactgtaagTTACCATGACTAAAAGTTACAGAGTAGCCtcctattttatatgaatcactaaatataataatattataatattataataatatggctttatcataatacataccaTATGATTTATCATATCGTTTTGATGTAGGACGttcattgaaaaaatttgaaaatgatgaatttaattCGTTATCATAATCATCATCACTAACGTCTGAAGTTTCCGGTTTTATTTCATCAGCCGGTTGTGTATTCTTTTCTGTTTGGTTGCTCAATGGTTctattattggtttaaatgCTTCACGAAAATAGTTGTCGGAATCTATGATACCACGTTtcatttccattttttttcgttttatatttttttttgaggttattaaattttccaataaaactttttctttaatcatttcaaataataatgtgaatataACTGTATCGTATGACTATTGACaacacaatgtatataatttcagttatactttatatttatatttatacttacatttattttattttaataaaagtatgaaaaccaCATCTATATCTTCCTTCATTCATTTCCCgagttttatcaataaccatAAACCCATAATCACTTTGATTCCAACATAAATGAGAAATTTTCCGAAATTCAATGAAATCCATATCTGTAGACGAATGATCATTGAATATATGTCGTAAATTTGTATCGTCttgttttaatactattaaaaaatttgagctATCTCTTACTAACTGTTTtggtattttagaatatgtttgtgctaaataaaatactgaactAGCACCTGAATGTCTACAAATTGAGAAGTATTATCTGATTACTGACTGCGGACCACATATAAcgtcatcaaaaattataatggaattttttttagttaagtttggttttataactttatcagcacttgtaaaaatgaaaaaattagcaccttttatatcatctattattttttttaacaaaacatatttttcttgatttgaGGTTTTAgagtatagataaatattttcaaatcttaaccCGTTTTCAtgggtaattaaattatacattatatttgtttttcctgAACCACTAGGACCAACTAATATAGCACGTATGGTATCaggtaataatgatccatgttttgatggtttttttctatctgaacatcaacatttgtaatatctaatttatctttcTGCTCAATCAAGTTcattttttcgtataaatactcatgaatttttactttataatcagTTATAAATGATACGTTCAACTCATAAGTGTAAATCAGGTAAGACTGGTAAAGGATTGTAAACTCACTTATAATAGTCATCCGTTTGAAGCTCGTATTTCAAACTATTAGTATTGTTGACATggtgcaaaattaaaaaaatgactaaTTGTGTTGATAAAGGAATAAACCCGTTGGATACTGCATGTTACGATCACGATATTTGCATGCAACTAGAAAACATTTAGAAGATAGACATAAAGTGTTAGAACTTCGGGCTTGGGAAAGATTTAAAGCAAAAGATACACCTAGAAATAGAAAATCGTTGCGTACACCTATAATAACGCAATGAaagctaaaagaaaaataggaaTGGGTTGTAAACGTAAACGGAAAcgtactacaaaaataaaaataaatggtataatgttagcgaaaaaaaaaaacgttaaaaaaaaaagtgttggTAAAAGGTTGATTTTAACACCAGGTCAGACAGGTGGTGCAATTCcctaaatacctatttttgcAGGATTATCAGCACTTGGTAGTTTAATGTCTGGAAGTGCCAGTGTgtataatgcaataaaaaattcaaaaagaaagaaaggtaatggattatatttaaataataatggatcaaggaaaaaaaactgatgaaTACGCTACCTAACAAACCACTAACTTCtagagatattataaaatacgttacAAAGTTTAATATCAGTCATTTCCGCGGAGTATTTTCACGTGATAACTTACCTAAAAAACCTCTCGCAATCGAATgtggtatattaaacttagacgTATCTTCCGGTAATGGAAGTCATTGGGTagcgttttataaaattaaagataaggtTGAATATCTTGATAGCTTCGGTGATTTACCTCCACCGATTGAactacaaaactattttaaaggaaacaaaattaaatataactacacaaattatcaagattttaattcatttaattgtggacatttatgtcttaattttttacaatgcaAGAATCAGTTACTTTAAGTTTATCTGGTAATACAACCACattatctgtatattattgtcCACCAATTGATGTATACGATGACTCGGAAATTGCTTTGTTAAATTtgcaaacatataatacatttgcaaACATAAACGAAACTAATAACAACttcgaaatatatttagaaaaccccgatcgtttactaaataataataaatttccaatCTGTTATATCACACTGAAAAAGGGGTGTTACGATATTtaggatattaaaaatcaaattttgaccCAAATAGATgactttaataatgataacgattACTTTAGATTAAAATCGACAGAGAAAATGACTTTTGATATCGGGATTGATCAAATAGATTTTAGAACAACCATATTCAGTAATggtataatacgttttaacgtAAAGAACAGTATAGGACCTTTATTggggtttgaaaaaaaaagttatgaacCACACAATATGCACATTGAGGGTCATCGATCACAGAAAGTGACAAATTTAATCAGTGTTAActcaataaaagtaatgtgtaatatagctCAAGGTTCATTCAACAACCACATGTCAAGTCAttcaatttatgagttttcCCCTAGTGCGAACATAGGGTCTAAGCTGATTCAAACACCAaataacctaatatattacaaattaaataaaaaaaatatcgattcaataactatacaattagttgatcaagatcataatccgataaacaatttaggtgagaaattaataatcaatctacatattaaactTACGGATCTTAATatgggattaaaatttaatataagcccattacataaaataaatcttgttAGTCAAAAGACTAAAGCGGTACCGGTAACatcgaataaagtaaaaaaaatatcaacgaaaaataaaacaattttaaaggctttaggttataaattaaagcagaatgcctgaaagtgatattttagatataagttcGGCGTTTGAAACCGAttctaaaattacgaaaatcgaatatcattcatatacaccgtatacaacttcatttaataatagcgATGAAATACGTATATCAATTCAACAAACAGATGTTTATCCATATCTGAATGaaagctttatatatttagaaggtCGAGTATCAGATGCTGGAAAAGTAAAACTTACTAATAACGGTTTTTCCTATCTCTTTGATCAAATACGACTTGAAATCAATGGAATAGAAGTAGATAGAACACGTGTACTTGGTATTACCAGTTCGTTAAAAGGTTATCTATCAGGTACacctgataattataattgttatgaaaatgctggttggatttttaaaaatagttcaaacccagcaaataataatggagAATTTAGTGCATGCATTCCGTTGAAATATTGGTTAGGTCTATTTGAAgactttaaaaagatattagttaattctagATTAGAACTAATATTAACTAGATGTCATAACGATTTAAACGCTCTAAAGGTAATAACCAGTGCACGTACAAATTCTGGAAAAgttgatttgaataaaatagtttggaaGGTTCCACATATTACTGTTAATGATGAagaaaggttaaaattattaaaacttattgaaaaagaaaaaagtttgtttatcccgttcagatcttttgaaacttttgaatatcctGAACTCGGAACCACAAAAAAAGTAGTGTGGAACTTGAAGACAGcatcaaaattagaaaaaccacGATTTATCATAATTGGATTACAAAAAGGACGTAAAAATTCGTTAGAAAAAGATTGTAGTATATTTGATCACTGTAATATAACAAACGTTAAAGTATTTCTTAACTCAATAGCTTATCCatatgataatttgaatttagattttacgaaaaataatttcaccttattatatgatatgtatacatcgtttcaagaatcgtactatgaaaaaaatatacgaaaccCCTTATTAAGTCCCTCTACTTTTCTATCGAACGCACCAATTGTAGTTATCGATACTTCAAAACAGAACGATTCGGCTACAGCATCATCAGTAGATGTGCAATTGGAAATTGAAGCATCGGAATCTCTTACAGGTGTAACtgcttattgttttttaattcatgaTCGCATTGTTGAATATGTACCTTTTACTAGAGAAGTAAGAAAACtagtgtgaataatattaaaaaactgatttatttaaaatacttgatgttaaatactattaattaatttaaaataaataaacaaaatgataataaaaaaaatgattttatttatttcagaaatttaaacgaaaatgattcgtttaactaataactaatcatgttttattttcagtaaaagtaatagggagattttttatactgaaaGAAGGACATTccgctttaaacattttttgtgtcCCTATAAAAATGGAGCCAAACGCCTCATGGTTTCCCTGAAACAACGTGGGGCGACTGACTCCATTTAACAGCGGGAATTTCTTACACTGCAAGGGGACAATACctcctcaaacttttttcatctccgctgaaaaatggagccagacgccccatatttatactactttCCTCccccaaaaataataataactgaccAATCTTTGGCCTTAATGATGGCAATAACGAAATCATTTACCCAATACTcatatttcacaaaatatataagtgtttGTTCCTCATTGATTCTGAATGACTGAATGAACCGGGAGTAGAAATCCCATCAGTTATGATTAGAAATGATTTCAATCACATCATGCACCTGCTAAGCTCATGGCCAGAAATAAAAAAGTCCTCattcagaataaaaaatttttacttacgGTCTATTGGATAATAATTGCTAGTACCGATTATACAgacattaaattgttattaacgcATATTTTCACTGTTTGTTTGTATGAAACTGATGGATTAAATTCATACAAACAACCCACAAAATGTGAATATCCAAGACATATCTGAAACGAAGAATAGCGACACACGAAGTAGAATTgaacgattttttaaattcaagagAATCTGAAGATAATGAACCAAATGAAGATTATACAGACGTTATTGAAGAATCTCCTAacacttcaatatttttagagttcaaattgattttagataatgtaaaaaatgaagCAAACTTTGATGATGTAGGGGGTCATGATAACATGCAGTTTAATCCGAGCATtgcgaaaaaattattagacttCTGTAAATTAATTCCGACCTGGTCTGCTATTATGGttcttatatttaagtatggaAACATCACTGAAACTAGCTCAACATCAGAAagtttattcaatgatttgaaaactaacgttttcaaacataaaactTTACCTTTACCAATAgatcaatttttgaaaattcatgtaaaatattcaatcattGGTTCTATGAATATGATAGGAAATAAACTTGGTGCAACAAAATCTGAAATTGATTATGATAGTTGTTTGACAGATAAAAATgatgaagtaaaaataaatgaactaaGTGATAATAGTgctaataatgtaaatattcatgattgttttgtatataatatagaaaaaaatgatggcaaagtgaatgaatttaatttagaagttCAAAAAGATGATGACAAGTAAATGAGTTTAACTTAgaaattgaaacaaattattatggcAATGAGAAGTTTAATTTAGAATTGGAACAAAATTATGACATTGAGGAGTTCAAtttagaaattgaaaaatatgatgacAATGTAAATGAATTCAATTtggatattgaaaaaaatgattcgtTTGAAGATTGGAGGGGACTTGGTAAAccaattaaaaccaaaaatgtttCATGCTATGACACCAAGGAGCTAAATAATGTAACAAATGATTCAAAAacactcaaaataaaaactaaaagtaataaaaaaagcaaTTACCTTGAAAAAGACTAAACTTTGTTGTTTTACAACGATCgtagtaaaacaaaaagtatagTGTTAGGTATCTTAAAGAATGGTAATATTTCAGATCTTAAACCAGTTAAAATTGATGGATTCTGCTATACTCTGACCAATACCTGTGCATTTGATAGTTTATTCCATCTGATATGCACTTCTTATGTTGACAGTATGCAATATTCTGCATATATTAATCAAGAAATATCACATAATTTTTTCGAATTGGTTTCAAGTGCTTCAAAAGATGGAATTAATGCTCACACATATCGGAAAAGAGTCGTTATATTAATTGAAGTAATGTCCACTCTGAGAACCTGGAACGAACATCCAAGCGGTCTTAGGAACTTCGACTGTTCTTGTACAATGGCATTcatgatacaaaatatatttacaaattatttttcgttagtGACAATAGAGAAATGCCTTAACTGttcttttactaaaaaaagagaaaatgtAACAATTTCAGTTAAGTTACCAACGGAAAACttggatttttaaatgacGCGTTAACGTCAATGTTTTTAGATGATCCAAAGCATgtcaaaattgtaaaattggaAATATTGAACTGGTAAAAGAATatggaaaacaaatattattgaaccaTATGTACCACTTACTGCTAGACAAAACACGGACAAGGACTTGGATATATGTGTTGCACTAAATGAGATTCCTAAAACAATAACGGTTCAACAACAGCTTTATAATCTTAGAgggataattaattttattccacCAACTTCAAAGAAACTACAAGCTATGGGTCATTATATCACTTATTGTTGGAGGCACGCAACCAACAGATGGGAGAAGTACGATGACTTATCTACTACAGCAAGAATTGTTAGACCACCAACTATCGCTAGTAACTGCCAAATATTagtctatacaatataaattctgGTAAATAAAGCTGTAACTACAGCTtatttaaacgtatttaaacattttttaaataaattcaactttttttagGAGCTAACGTCTACACTGGTTACATCGTaagcaataacaaaaaaaaaaaaaaaatcaaaaactgtaataccatgttatatttttatcaagattaaacattttttaatgaaatatgtaaaaatcaacacttgtttaatattaatatatcttaaaaatcatcatttgtattattatattatataaaataaaattcttcaaTTTCAGTCGTATTTTACTACTATTGGTAAACATGCTTTAAAACAACTCTTTAcccttaaaaaatacttaagttgtattataggtaccaattTTCGATATTGCGATTTAATTTagtgtattttagtatttaactaaatttaattaaattaaaaataatttaaaattttatttcacagttattacataatatgtaatgtaatacTGTTACGTACttcataagtaggtaatatacaCAGTCGTCATAATACGAGCCACTATTTCCGGTGAGTGTAGTACCTACttttgtattaagtataatatgtgtttatattttaaataataaatggtattaTGACGTATTATAGAATTTCGGGAGGTAGGtgttaaacctttttttttatacgccccaatctataaaatataacctatTGAACAACGTAAATACAtgcaagtttaaaatttttaaaattgttaatttaaattactgcaaattacaattgtattttattgtatattattgcatacTAAAAGATATAGGTAATGAAGTAGTGCTACTCTACCACtggtaaaaactataaattttaaatatcaggtAAGTGGGTATAAAGTAACTAGAAATAAGGGTGCTAGCAGGGTTTCCTTAGCAACCCCGCTAAAAGTTTGGAATAATTGGAAAACCGTTGAGGTACAAACGATTTTACTTGGGGTACAATCAGGTACAAACGAGGTACAAACGattaatatggttttttttttttttttttaagcattatAGGCCATTTAGGCCCTTTGCTGCCAATATCAAATTCTTCCATTCTTCTCTATTATATGCATGTATTAGGTCTCCATGCCAATCTGGTCTTAACTCCTGGATATCTCTTTTGACTGCATCTATCCAACGCTGCTTCGG
The genomic region above belongs to Aphis gossypii isolate Hap1 unplaced genomic scaffold, ASM2018417v2 Contig00273, whole genome shotgun sequence and contains:
- the LOC126553582 gene encoding uncharacterized protein LOC126553582, with the translated sequence MISDTFTKYVWVEALKNKTAKECTKGIIKILKKNQPKLLQTDNGTEFYNNEFQSSWNWINSIFKLVYNYNNTKHSTIKCSPHEARINPVTIKRKTLQINTSNKLKFKINDKVRISKYKHNFSKGYTPNWSTEVFTISKILNTDPLTYQLKDSSNNIILGCFYTQELKKTFFPDTFLIERIIKKNKNKLYVKWLG